One Myxococcales bacterium genomic region harbors:
- a CDS encoding FAD-binding oxidoreductase, whose translation MKAFRRVIEWGKGPIPNRVRRSEGVEILRDEGIVERERLPDERVDHAEIRSYGEIERCHAEVHTPETVDELRALLVRLANDGRKVTFRAGGCSLDGQSLNDDVVVFLDELDGIVIDDHPTHPTVTVGPGATWGNIVRALEPRGLVPGIVVTASRATAGGTASADGVSRFSSTLGKESAFIEKLTLLTVDGAFHELSRDATDPQELELFRGVIGGFGYLGAVVSVTYAVLRPKAEGPPRERLRVKTRVTKSAMFDTFADPGHGVSPPLPPSPTAVAPRRAGACRTIARELHASFSEANAAARSTTQADLREKPRAFYGVVCPGPRPRGLAFESVYVRSDATNPMLQHQPEHTFRPLAEWVARFGPTSSLFWAGTFQMFQEGVDYVDELFGYTFFMDGNVRTHALERRLGLRTYTLQQTYVVPFRPDLLESFLERTLAFFDERGLLPVLFDVLFVPGDEMILSASRGGDGFAVTVAFETMNEAELEARIEALSDLSEICASVGGKIHLVKSVCASPEVLKRMFGPAIAEFGALKRRVDPKGVLVNRFLEKTFPELTR comes from the coding sequence ATGAAAGCGTTTCGACGGGTGATCGAGTGGGGCAAGGGCCCGATCCCGAACCGCGTGCGGAGGTCCGAGGGCGTCGAGATCCTGCGCGACGAAGGCATCGTCGAGCGCGAGCGCCTCCCCGACGAACGCGTCGACCACGCCGAGATCCGCAGCTACGGCGAGATCGAGCGGTGCCACGCCGAGGTGCACACCCCCGAGACGGTCGACGAGCTCCGCGCGCTGCTCGTGCGCCTCGCGAACGATGGCCGCAAAGTCACCTTCCGCGCCGGCGGGTGCTCGCTCGACGGTCAGTCCTTGAACGACGACGTGGTCGTCTTCCTCGACGAGCTCGACGGCATCGTGATCGACGATCACCCGACGCACCCCACGGTCACCGTCGGGCCCGGGGCCACGTGGGGGAACATCGTCCGCGCGCTCGAGCCTCGTGGGCTCGTGCCGGGCATCGTCGTCACGGCGAGCCGCGCCACGGCCGGTGGCACCGCCTCGGCAGACGGGGTCTCGCGCTTCTCGTCGACGCTCGGGAAGGAGTCGGCCTTCATCGAGAAGCTCACGCTGCTCACGGTCGACGGCGCATTCCACGAGCTCTCACGCGACGCGACCGATCCACAAGAACTAGAGTTGTTTCGTGGGGTTATCGGAGGGTTCGGGTACCTGGGCGCGGTGGTCTCGGTGACGTACGCCGTGCTCCGCCCCAAGGCCGAGGGCCCGCCGCGCGAGCGGCTCCGCGTGAAGACCCGGGTCACGAAGTCGGCCATGTTCGACACGTTCGCCGACCCGGGGCACGGGGTCTCTCCGCCGTTGCCTCCGTCGCCTACCGCGGTGGCTCCTCGTCGCGCGGGCGCGTGCCGCACGATCGCGAGAGAGCTGCACGCGAGCTTCTCCGAGGCGAACGCGGCCGCTCGCTCGACCACCCAGGCGGACCTCCGCGAGAAGCCGCGCGCGTTCTACGGCGTCGTGTGCCCCGGCCCACGCCCGCGGGGCCTCGCGTTCGAGTCGGTCTACGTGCGGAGCGACGCCACGAACCCGATGCTCCAGCACCAGCCCGAGCACACGTTCCGGCCGCTCGCCGAGTGGGTCGCGCGCTTCGGGCCCACGAGCTCGCTCTTCTGGGCGGGCACGTTCCAGATGTTCCAGGAGGGGGTCGACTACGTCGACGAGCTCTTCGGGTACACGTTCTTCATGGACGGGAACGTCCGCACCCACGCCCTCGAGCGCCGCCTCGGGCTCCGCACGTACACCCTCCAGCAGACCTACGTCGTCCCGTTTCGCCCGGACTTGCTCGAGTCGTTCCTCGAGAGGACCTTGGCCTTCTTCGACGAGCGAGGGCTCTTGCCCGTCCTCTTCGACGTGCTCTTCGTCCCGGGCGACGAGATGATCCTCTCGGCGAGCCGCGGCGGAGACGGGTTCGCGGTCACCGTCGCCTTCGAGACCATGAACGAGGCCGAGCTCGAAGCGCGCATCGAGGCGCTCTCCGACCTCTCCGAGATCTGCGCGAGCGTCGGCGGGAAGATTCACCTCGTGAAGAGCGTGTGCGCCTCGCCCGAGGTGCTAAAGCGCATGTTCGGGCCCGCGATCGCGGAGTTCGGCGCGCTCAAGCGGCGCGTCGATCCGAAGGGCGTGCTCGTGAACCGCTTCCTCGAGAAGACCTTCCCCGAGCTCACGCGCTGA
- a CDS encoding FAD-dependent oxidoreductase gives MAFGRREKIAVVGGGAAGLGAAWMLSQKHEVTIYEAGEALGGHAFAHPFGDTGRKVDMGVMITLPWAYPNLYCMFQRYNIRTTAAGATLLVSFPGKEGAERETWGTDATFRQTALWSRIEAQASRFEQLMFEIPALPFKMQMKPISYYLNGAVPGVPHSGGYEPEFLAKGLAPLLSLFLVTRDALLDTPAWSLSMMFRFGTISFFSPTTWRTIDGGTPEYVSKLTQSFSSRQFLGKKVTRVVRNNQSVAVTDEDGNTERYDQVVIATDAISALAMLDTPSDEEKRLLGTFSYEPAVAYLHSDEAPLAGTQPGVFFHYRSENPTPGPTLDGVMTYDMKRVSGLDGVTPRRVLVSVMTNERPAPYEGTEKIQKFSHMIADEKAMNARLDFYKIQGKDRVWFAGDYLTFASHEDAFVSGMVIGEALGGSYLFREHAPAFERFRQNRMLMLRFGLGTRLGVVARLELVGDLAKTVVNEAWIRWNEWFPD, from the coding sequence ATGGCTTTCGGAAGGCGCGAGAAGATCGCTGTGGTGGGTGGGGGCGCGGCAGGGCTCGGTGCGGCCTGGATGCTGTCTCAAAAACACGAGGTGACGATCTACGAGGCGGGGGAGGCGCTCGGTGGGCACGCGTTCGCGCACCCCTTCGGGGACACGGGCCGCAAGGTCGACATGGGCGTCATGATCACGCTCCCGTGGGCGTATCCGAACCTCTACTGCATGTTCCAGAGGTACAACATCCGCACCACGGCCGCGGGCGCCACCCTGCTCGTGTCGTTCCCCGGGAAAGAGGGCGCCGAGCGCGAGACGTGGGGCACCGACGCGACCTTCCGCCAGACGGCGCTCTGGAGCCGCATCGAGGCGCAGGCGAGCCGCTTCGAGCAGCTCATGTTCGAGATCCCGGCGCTGCCCTTCAAGATGCAGATGAAGCCGATCTCGTACTACCTGAACGGCGCCGTGCCCGGGGTGCCGCACTCGGGAGGGTACGAGCCCGAGTTCTTGGCGAAGGGCCTCGCGCCGCTCCTCTCGCTCTTCCTCGTCACGAGGGACGCCCTCCTCGACACGCCGGCGTGGTCGTTGTCGATGATGTTCCGCTTCGGCACGATCTCGTTCTTCAGCCCTACGACGTGGCGCACGATCGACGGGGGCACGCCCGAGTACGTCTCGAAGCTCACGCAGAGCTTCTCGTCGCGGCAGTTCCTCGGGAAGAAGGTCACGCGCGTCGTCCGTAACAACCAGAGCGTGGCCGTCACCGACGAGGACGGGAACACCGAGCGCTACGATCAGGTGGTCATCGCGACCGACGCGATCTCCGCGCTCGCGATGCTCGACACCCCGAGCGACGAAGAGAAGCGCCTGCTCGGCACGTTCTCGTACGAGCCCGCGGTCGCGTACCTTCACTCCGACGAGGCGCCGCTCGCCGGGACACAGCCCGGGGTCTTCTTCCACTACCGCTCCGAGAACCCCACGCCCGGGCCCACGCTCGACGGCGTCATGACGTACGACATGAAGCGCGTGTCGGGGCTCGACGGAGTGACCCCACGGCGCGTGCTCGTCTCGGTCATGACGAACGAGCGCCCCGCGCCCTACGAGGGCACGGAGAAGATCCAGAAGTTTTCGCACATGATCGCCGACGAAAAGGCCATGAACGCGCGCCTCGACTTCTACAAAATCCAGGGCAAAGACCGCGTCTGGTTCGCGGGCGACTACCTCACCTTCGCGAGCCACGAGGACGCGTTCGTCTCGGGCATGGTCATCGGCGAGGCGCTCGGGGGCTCGTACCTCTTTCGTGAGCACGCGCCCGCGTTCGAGCGATTCCGGCAGAATCGCATGCTCATGCTCCGCTTCGGCCTCGGCACGCGGCTCGGCGTGGTGGCGCGCCTCGAGCTCGTGGGCGACCTCGCGAAGACCGTCGTGAACGAGGCATGGATCCGCTGGAACGAGTGGTTCCCCGATTGA
- a CDS encoding beta-galactosidase, producing MSDARPARDTASPDVTVHPNGLALRGRSATLPLVSGSMHYFRHERSEWGPALDALVAMGMRLVDIYVPWGVHELGRNEYDFGARDPRLDVRAFVTMAHERGLFVILRPGPHINAELTYFGIPERVVWDPDCQARTPKGNPVVLPMVPVAFPVPSYASDAFHDEAAEWIRAVGRELSDLVYPRGPIVLFQVDNEGALYFRDGPYDQDYHPDAIRMFRQFLRDKYGSLAELARAWGEDLDFAPSFSAVMPPVRFDATSADELVRHIDWMEFHEHLLGSAMTRFAEVAKTAGFSAVPTSHNLPPGEAATALNAGRISKVVDLVGLDYYHPATPAAHMTLLRRTTELVTRVEGFGGPPFAAEMGAGYPPIFAPLDEHDSVYTLLAAMAYGLRGWNLYMAVDRERWIGAPIDAHGVPRKLADTYRKIASLYDAMKLHELRRRAPVRLVVPRALRRLARATHAFGPVTPAFFNVVGIGFRESCLEDDLGTGEVPTLAAEAFLHAFERALLARGVPFAYAGGDSLVESTRGASWVVCTSAAGMKPELVDMLQSARKSGVHVTLGPRVPTRDGHFRPLAAPLDTTGFELSSLEDGTEADRIVAEHVRVSQLPTYPVSPSSCFVTVHEDVLGVAKVVFLMNPTDARVEATFPVAKVLGLRDVLSSSHGEVVVPESGVFTVTVPARTVRVFAAE from the coding sequence ATGAGCGACGCACGACCCGCCCGCGACACTGCCTCTCCCGACGTCACCGTCCACCCGAACGGGCTCGCGCTCCGTGGGCGCTCGGCCACCTTGCCGCTCGTCTCCGGCTCGATGCACTACTTTCGCCACGAGCGCTCGGAGTGGGGCCCCGCGCTCGACGCGCTCGTCGCGATGGGCATGCGCCTCGTCGACATCTACGTCCCGTGGGGCGTGCACGAGCTCGGGCGCAACGAGTACGATTTCGGCGCCCGCGATCCGCGGCTCGACGTGCGCGCGTTCGTCACGATGGCCCACGAGCGAGGCCTCTTCGTCATCTTGCGGCCCGGCCCGCATATCAATGCAGAGCTCACGTACTTCGGGATCCCGGAGCGTGTCGTATGGGACCCTGACTGCCAGGCGCGCACGCCCAAGGGCAACCCGGTCGTGCTCCCGATGGTGCCCGTGGCGTTCCCCGTGCCGAGCTACGCGAGCGACGCCTTCCACGACGAGGCCGCCGAGTGGATCCGCGCGGTGGGGCGCGAGCTCTCGGACCTCGTGTACCCGCGCGGCCCGATCGTGCTCTTCCAGGTCGACAACGAGGGCGCGCTCTACTTCCGCGACGGACCCTACGATCAGGACTACCACCCCGACGCGATCCGCATGTTCCGGCAGTTTCTCCGGGACAAGTACGGGAGCCTCGCGGAGCTCGCGCGCGCGTGGGGCGAAGACCTCGACTTCGCGCCGTCGTTCAGCGCGGTCATGCCGCCCGTCCGCTTCGACGCCACCTCGGCCGACGAGCTCGTGCGCCACATCGACTGGATGGAGTTCCACGAGCACCTGCTCGGAAGCGCCATGACCAGGTTTGCCGAAGTAGCGAAAACTGCTGGGTTTTCTGCCGTTCCAACGTCCCACAATTTGCCCCCGGGCGAGGCGGCGACGGCGCTCAACGCGGGCCGGATCTCGAAGGTCGTCGACCTCGTCGGGCTCGACTACTACCACCCGGCCACGCCCGCGGCGCACATGACCCTGCTCCGTCGCACGACCGAGCTCGTCACGCGCGTCGAGGGGTTCGGTGGCCCGCCGTTCGCGGCCGAGATGGGCGCGGGGTATCCTCCGATCTTCGCCCCGCTCGACGAGCACGACTCGGTCTACACGCTGCTCGCGGCCATGGCGTACGGGCTCCGCGGGTGGAACCTCTACATGGCCGTCGACCGCGAGCGCTGGATCGGCGCCCCGATCGACGCGCACGGCGTGCCACGAAAGCTCGCCGACACGTACCGCAAGATCGCGTCTCTCTACGACGCGATGAAGCTCCACGAGCTCCGTCGCAGGGCGCCCGTGAGGCTCGTCGTCCCTCGTGCGCTCCGGCGGCTCGCGCGCGCGACCCACGCGTTCGGCCCGGTCACGCCGGCCTTCTTCAACGTGGTCGGGATCGGGTTCCGCGAGTCGTGCCTCGAGGACGATCTCGGCACGGGAGAGGTGCCGACCCTCGCGGCCGAGGCCTTCCTGCACGCGTTCGAGCGCGCCCTCTTGGCGCGTGGCGTCCCGTTCGCCTACGCCGGGGGTGACTCGCTCGTCGAATCGACGCGCGGGGCCTCGTGGGTCGTCTGCACGAGCGCCGCGGGCATGAAACCCGAGCTCGTGGACATGTTGCAGAGTGCACGTAAGTCCGGCGTGCACGTGACGCTCGGTCCCCGAGTGCCGACGCGCGACGGCCATTTTCGCCCGCTCGCGGCCCCGCTCGACACGACCGGGTTCGAGCTCTCGTCCCTCGAGGACGGGACCGAGGCCGATCGCATCGTGGCGGAGCACGTGCGCGTGAGCCAGCTCCCGACCTACCCGGTGAGCCCGTCGTCGTGTTTCGTGACCGTGCACGAGGACGTGCTCGGGGTCGCCAAGGTGGTCTTCTTGATGAACCCGACCGACGCGCGCGTCGAGGCCACGTTCCCGGTCGCCAAGGTGCTCGGCCTGCGCGACGTCTTGAGCTCGAGCCACGGCGAGGTCGTGGTCCCCGAGTCCGGAGTGTTTACGGTCACCGTGCCGGCACGCACGGTGCGTGTCTTCGCGGCCGAGTAG
- a CDS encoding phosphotransferase: protein MELDFSVLTRLCAGVWPEAGDALEVTAMTGGASTRKYYRVTPRSGGGKSAVAMFVPDGPTPEEVHNGHLPERWPFLEVRDLLEARGVDVPRVLAEDTSHGWLVLEDLGEDTLANYLSRVPGDKPAIYTCAVQDLAEAQASLADLPEGSIVGTRRFDYELLRWEIEHFREWGLDARKKPLLSDDAASFASIADGLAKKIAGLPVGFTHRDYQSRNLMVRASPSRKGKPFGLVWLDFQDALLGPRVYDLVALLNDSYQTFDRAFVEARLGDYADRAGLDASSREALVMEFDLVTVQRKLKDAGRFVFIDRQKQNPSFLKFVVPTVGKVGKALERLAPHDRDMAALHAILSRVVGDELRA from the coding sequence ATGGAGCTCGACTTTTCGGTTTTGACGCGCCTCTGCGCGGGCGTCTGGCCCGAGGCCGGTGACGCGCTCGAAGTGACCGCCATGACGGGGGGCGCGTCGACACGAAAGTACTACCGGGTCACGCCGAGGTCGGGCGGAGGCAAGAGCGCCGTCGCCATGTTCGTGCCCGACGGGCCCACGCCCGAAGAGGTGCACAACGGTCATCTGCCCGAGCGCTGGCCCTTCCTCGAGGTGCGGGATCTGCTCGAGGCGCGGGGGGTCGACGTGCCGCGTGTGCTCGCCGAGGACACGTCGCACGGGTGGCTCGTCCTCGAGGACCTGGGGGAAGACACGCTCGCCAACTACCTGTCGCGCGTCCCGGGGGACAAACCTGCGATCTACACGTGTGCGGTGCAGGACCTCGCCGAGGCCCAGGCGAGCCTCGCCGACCTCCCCGAGGGCTCGATCGTCGGCACCCGCCGGTTCGACTACGAGCTCCTGCGCTGGGAGATCGAGCACTTCCGCGAGTGGGGCCTCGACGCCCGCAAGAAGCCGCTCCTCTCGGACGACGCGGCATCGTTCGCCTCCATCGCCGATGGGCTCGCGAAGAAGATCGCGGGGCTCCCCGTGGGGTTCACCCACCGCGACTACCAGTCCCGAAACCTCATGGTGCGCGCCTCGCCCTCGCGGAAGGGCAAGCCGTTCGGGCTCGTCTGGCTCGACTTCCAGGACGCCCTCCTCGGCCCTCGGGTCTACGATCTCGTCGCGCTCCTCAACGACAGCTACCAGACGTTCGACCGCGCGTTCGTCGAGGCCCGCCTCGGGGACTACGCCGATCGCGCCGGCCTCGACGCGTCGAGCCGCGAGGCGCTGGTGATGGAGTTCGACCTCGTCACCGTGCAGCGAAAGCTGAAAGACGCCGGGCGCTTCGTGTTCATCGATCGGCAGAAGCAGAACCCCTCGTTCCTCAAGTTCGTCGTCCCCACGGTGGGCAAGGTGGGCAAGGCCTTGGAGCGCCTCGCCCCTCACGATCGCGACATGGCGGCCCTCCACGCCATCCTCTCGCGTGTCGTGGGCGACGAGCTCCGCGCGTGA
- a CDS encoding efflux RND transporter permease subunit gives MNLSAIAIKRPVFTVMVTVALMVLGIMGYKNLGTDLFPDVSFPVVSVTVPYPGAAPGEVEQLVTKPLEDAIVSLNGIDRLKTYSREGVSQVIVLFKLDVDIQKASTEVRERVAQSRYKLPTEIKEPIISRLDVGAAPVITYTLEGGGRSLAETAKFARDVVKPALEQVDGVASVNVQGGAEREVHVDLDMARIDALHLSPLAILQQLKAENLNVPAGHFDEGTKEISVRTVGELRTVEAIREIIVATARDGSSVRLRDVANVEDGYQELRTRIRTNGQPAVSFDVVKQSGQNTVAVADAVKTKLATIEATFPAGVKTAVIVDQSKFIRENAHEVEVAILFGGAMAILVILVFMLDLRSTIISAVALPTSVVSTFFVMYALNFTLNMMTLLALSLAIGLLIDDAVVVRENISKHLERGVDPKTAALEGTKEISLSVLATTLTIVAVFVPVAFMSGIVGQFFRQFGLTISAAVLVSLFVAFTLDPMLSSRFSKAHVHGAVDRFMAIKRPFLWVFEGIESLYRGLLGFALRNKILVGVGAFLALFSIGPISSLMGNEFVNAEDRGQFVLEAELGAGTKLDETARVTLAPELKILEDKRFRTVLSTIGKNGEVNKVQWRILTVPKSERDVGIAVLKDRAREIAHTMLPGAKVTVTDPPFVEGAATEAPIMVQVRGATYDELAPLAHEFETAMKGIPGITDLQVKYSPGQPELRVGVDRDKAARAGVPVAQLAMALRASVEGDEAGKMRQGKDEVPIRVRLRQTDRANVDDVLRLTIQTPVGPVALGDLASVERGEGPSVIEREDRERQIVIWASTKGRSLGELVPELNAAFAKVKMPPGASFHFDGQIRQMNETNSSMGAAMGLGIIFIYLILASQFESFIHPLTIMLTLPLAFVGAIVALFLAKTSMAMGAMIGIILLMGLVTKNAILLLDRALVRVRELGEPPLQAILEAGPERLRPILMTSAAMILGMLPTATSNGEGSEFRSPMAIAVIGGVISSTILSLVVVPVVYLAIENAKAFFARVFGLTPKPAEAPPSPAE, from the coding sequence GTGAACCTTTCCGCGATCGCGATCAAGCGCCCTGTCTTCACCGTGATGGTCACGGTGGCCCTCATGGTGCTCGGCATCATGGGCTACAAAAACCTCGGGACGGACCTCTTCCCGGACGTCTCGTTCCCGGTCGTCTCGGTCACCGTGCCTTATCCGGGCGCGGCCCCGGGCGAGGTCGAGCAGCTCGTCACGAAGCCCCTCGAGGACGCGATCGTGTCCTTGAACGGCATCGATCGCCTGAAGACCTACTCCCGCGAGGGGGTGTCGCAGGTCATCGTGCTCTTCAAGCTCGACGTCGACATCCAGAAGGCATCGACCGAGGTGCGCGAGCGCGTGGCCCAGTCGCGCTACAAGCTCCCGACCGAGATCAAGGAGCCGATCATCTCGCGCCTCGACGTGGGCGCGGCGCCGGTCATCACCTACACCCTCGAGGGCGGCGGGCGCTCCCTCGCCGAGACGGCCAAATTCGCGCGCGACGTGGTGAAACCCGCGCTCGAGCAGGTCGACGGCGTCGCGTCGGTCAACGTGCAAGGCGGCGCCGAGCGCGAGGTCCACGTCGATCTCGACATGGCTCGGATCGACGCGCTCCACCTCTCGCCGCTCGCGATCCTCCAGCAGCTCAAGGCCGAAAATCTCAACGTACCCGCCGGTCACTTCGACGAAGGCACGAAGGAGATCAGCGTGCGCACCGTCGGCGAGCTCCGCACGGTCGAGGCCATCCGCGAGATCATCGTGGCGACGGCGAGGGACGGCTCGAGCGTGCGCCTCCGCGACGTGGCCAACGTCGAGGACGGCTACCAAGAGCTCCGCACGCGCATCCGCACGAACGGGCAGCCGGCCGTCTCGTTCGACGTCGTGAAGCAGTCGGGACAGAACACCGTCGCCGTGGCCGACGCGGTCAAGACGAAGCTCGCGACGATCGAGGCCACGTTCCCCGCGGGCGTGAAGACCGCCGTCATCGTCGATCAGTCGAAGTTCATCCGCGAGAACGCGCACGAGGTCGAGGTCGCCATCCTGTTCGGCGGCGCCATGGCCATCTTGGTCATCTTGGTGTTCATGCTCGACCTACGCTCCACGATCATCTCGGCGGTCGCGCTGCCGACGAGCGTGGTCTCGACGTTCTTCGTCATGTACGCGCTGAATTTCACGCTCAACATGATGACGCTGCTCGCGCTCTCGCTGGCGATCGGCCTCCTCATCGACGACGCGGTGGTCGTGCGCGAGAACATCTCGAAGCACCTCGAGCGCGGCGTCGACCCGAAGACCGCGGCCCTCGAGGGCACGAAGGAGATCTCGCTCTCGGTGCTCGCGACCACGCTCACCATCGTGGCGGTGTTCGTGCCGGTCGCGTTCATGTCGGGCATCGTCGGGCAGTTCTTCCGCCAGTTCGGGCTCACGATCTCGGCGGCGGTGCTCGTCTCGCTCTTCGTGGCGTTCACGCTCGACCCGATGCTGTCGAGCCGCTTCTCGAAGGCCCACGTGCACGGCGCGGTCGACCGCTTCATGGCCATCAAGCGGCCGTTTTTGTGGGTCTTCGAGGGGATCGAGTCCCTCTATCGTGGGCTCCTCGGCTTCGCCCTTCGAAACAAAATCCTGGTGGGCGTGGGCGCGTTCTTGGCGCTCTTCTCCATCGGGCCGATCTCGAGCCTCATGGGCAACGAGTTCGTGAACGCCGAGGACCGCGGCCAGTTCGTGCTCGAGGCCGAGCTCGGCGCGGGCACCAAGCTCGACGAGACGGCCCGCGTCACGCTCGCCCCCGAGCTCAAGATCCTCGAGGACAAGCGCTTCCGCACGGTGCTCTCGACGATCGGCAAGAACGGCGAGGTCAACAAGGTGCAGTGGCGCATCCTCACCGTGCCGAAGAGCGAGCGCGACGTCGGCATCGCGGTGCTGAAGGACCGCGCCCGCGAGATCGCCCACACGATGCTGCCGGGCGCCAAGGTCACGGTCACCGACCCTCCGTTCGTCGAAGGCGCGGCCACCGAGGCGCCCATCATGGTGCAGGTGCGCGGCGCCACGTACGACGAGCTCGCGCCCCTCGCGCACGAGTTCGAGACGGCCATGAAGGGCATCCCCGGAATTACCGACCTGCAGGTCAAATACAGCCCGGGCCAGCCCGAGCTCCGCGTCGGCGTCGACCGTGACAAGGCCGCGCGCGCGGGTGTTCCCGTCGCTCAGCTCGCCATGGCGCTCCGCGCGTCGGTCGAGGGTGACGAGGCCGGCAAGATGCGCCAAGGCAAGGACGAGGTGCCCATTCGTGTGCGCCTCCGGCAGACCGACCGCGCCAACGTCGACGACGTGCTCCGCCTCACCATCCAGACCCCGGTCGGGCCGGTCGCCCTCGGAGATCTCGCGAGCGTCGAGCGTGGCGAGGGCCCGAGCGTCATCGAGCGCGAGGACCGCGAGCGTCAGATCGTGATCTGGGCGTCGACCAAGGGCAGGTCCCTCGGCGAGCTCGTCCCGGAGCTGAACGCCGCGTTCGCCAAGGTGAAAATGCCGCCCGGCGCGTCGTTCCACTTCGACGGTCAGATCCGCCAGATGAACGAGACGAACAGCTCCATGGGCGCCGCCATGGGCCTCGGTATCATCTTCATCTATCTCATCCTCGCGTCGCAGTTCGAGAGCTTCATCCACCCGCTCACGATCATGCTCACGCTGCCGCTCGCCTTCGTGGGGGCCATCGTGGCGCTGTTCCTCGCCAAGACCTCCATGGCCATGGGCGCGATGATCGGCATCATCTTGCTCATGGGGCTCGTCACCAAGAACGCCATCTTGCTCCTCGACCGCGCGCTCGTGCGTGTGCGCGAGCTCGGCGAGCCGCCGCTCCAGGCCATCCTCGAGGCGGGGCCCGAGCGCCTTCGCCCGATCTTGATGACCTCGGCGGCCATGATCCTCGGCATGCTCCCCACGGCCACGTCGAACGGGGAGGGGAGCGAGTTCCGCTCGCCGATGGCGATCGCCGTCATCGGAGGTGTCATAAGCTCGACGATCCTGTCGCTCGTCGTGGTGCCGGTGGTGTACCTCGCGATCGAGAACGCCAAGGCCTTCTTCGCGAGGGTCTTCGGGCTCACGCCGAAGCCCGCCGAGGCCCCGCCGAGCCCCGCCGAGTAG
- a CDS encoding efflux RND transporter periplasmic adaptor subunit produces the protein MDSNHPIERPVVGAEPRKSGNKAIVVVGLVVGVAFAGLMGSKVMKALDKRKDTAAEREAQVVELAKKVPVEVTSPIPMRWKPAVELTGTLRPFREADIGFETSGRLVKLNVATGDKVKQGSVLAVLDGSRAGAQVGQAVAQSKAAEANLALAEDNLKRTEALVASKSIPEAQAEAARQQVALAKAQLEGAKATTVLAQQGAGMHAIVAPFDGIVTRAPTAIGSVVAPGAPLVRVEDVSKFRLSASVGEDEATLVHTGIPAVITYQGRKVTGKVIAVVPSLDQATRRVPVEIEVPNDPKSPLLGYGFVRARIEGSEEMDALRVPAAARRPGSQNEVVRLVDGKAQRTKVVHVVDTDGSWIVTQGLGAGDKLVLAPSDDVRDGDALEVAQKPAAPAK, from the coding sequence ATGGATTCGAACCACCCCATCGAGCGCCCGGTCGTCGGCGCCGAGCCTCGAAAGTCGGGCAACAAAGCGATCGTCGTGGTCGGCTTGGTGGTCGGCGTCGCCTTCGCCGGCCTCATGGGATCGAAGGTCATGAAGGCCCTCGACAAACGGAAGGACACGGCCGCCGAGCGCGAGGCGCAGGTCGTCGAGCTCGCGAAGAAGGTGCCCGTCGAGGTCACGTCTCCCATCCCCATGCGCTGGAAGCCGGCCGTCGAGCTCACGGGTACGCTCCGCCCCTTCCGCGAGGCCGACATCGGCTTCGAGACGTCGGGCCGGCTCGTGAAGCTGAACGTCGCCACGGGCGACAAGGTCAAACAAGGCTCGGTCCTCGCCGTGCTCGACGGCTCCCGCGCGGGCGCCCAGGTCGGTCAGGCGGTCGCCCAGTCCAAGGCGGCCGAAGCGAACCTCGCCCTCGCCGAGGACAACTTGAAGCGCACCGAGGCGCTCGTCGCGTCGAAGTCGATCCCCGAGGCGCAGGCCGAGGCCGCGCGCCAACAGGTCGCCCTCGCCAAGGCGCAGCTCGAGGGCGCCAAGGCCACCACCGTGCTCGCCCAGCAAGGCGCCGGCATGCACGCCATCGTCGCCCCGTTCGACGGCATCGTGACCCGCGCGCCCACCGCGATCGGCAGCGTCGTTGCGCCCGGCGCGCCGCTCGTGCGCGTCGAGGACGTGAGCAAATTCCGCCTGAGCGCCTCGGTCGGAGAGGACGAGGCCACCCTCGTGCACACCGGCATCCCCGCCGTGATCACCTACCAAGGGCGAAAAGTGACCGGCAAGGTCATCGCCGTGGTGCCCTCGCTCGATCAGGCCACGCGCCGCGTGCCGGTCGAGATCGAGGTGCCGAACGACCCGAAGTCTCCGCTCCTCGGCTACGGCTTCGTGCGCGCCCGCATCGAAGGGTCCGAAGAGATGGACGCCCTCCGCGTGCCCGCCGCCGCGCGCCGCCCCGGCTCTCAGAACGAGGTCGTCCGCCTGGTCGACGGCAAGGCCCAGCGCACCAAGGTCGTGCACGTGGTCGACACCGACGGCTCCTGGATCGTCACGCAGGGGCTCGGCGCGGGCGACAAGCTCGTGCTCGCCCCGTCGGACGACGTCCGCGACGGTGACGCGCTCGAGGTGGCCCAGAAGCCCGCGGCGCCCGCCAAGTAG